The sequence below is a genomic window from Sinorhizobium terangae.
TCTTTACGAAGCCTTCTTCTATGTCCTCTCAGGCTATGGTTCGACGACTGTATGGCTTCCGAACGGCGAGGTCCGCACCTTCGAGTGGGGGCCGAAGGCGCTGTTTGCCATCCCGTTGAACTGCCTCTACCAGTTCAACAACGGTTCGGGTGTCGATACGGTGCGCCTCTCCTGCACCAACAATGCGCCGCTGACGATCAACCTCTACCACAACCTCGATTTCGTCTTTGACAACGATTTCGCCTTCAAGGACCGCATCGGCCAAACCAAGCATTTCGAAGGCGAGGGCGCGCTTTATTCCTACGGCCTGGAATCGGCGCGAAAGGTGCAGAACATCTGGGAAACCAACTTCGTCCACGATCTGACAAGCTTCAAGCTCTATGAATTCGAGGGGCGCGGCAAGGGCTCGCTCAACGTCAATTTCGTGCTGGCTGACGGAACGATGCATTCCCACGTTTCGCAAATGCCGGTCGGTCGCTACAAGAAGGCCCACCGCCACGCCGCCGGAACGCACGTGCACGCCGTCGACGGCGAGGGCTACTCGCTGATGTGGTACGAGGGAGACTCCGAGTTCAAGGAGATCCCGTGGCGCCACGGCTTCATGTATACGCCGCCGTTCTGGATGTACCATCAGCATTTCAACACCTGCGACCAGCCGGCGCGTTATGTCGCCTGCAGTCTCGGCAGCCGGCGTTACCCGTTCATCTCGCTGCGGCGCAAGAGTGCGGAAGGCGGCGGAGCGACTTCGGTCAAGGACGGCGGACGGCAGATCGAATACGAGGATCAGGATCCGCGCGTGCATCGCAAGTTCCTCGAGGAACTGCAGAAGACCGGTGTTCCGTCGGCCATGGGCGACATCTTCGACGAAGCGGCCATCATGGCCCTGCCGAAGGAGAGCCTGACGGGCGTTATCCAGACGCCGATCCTTGCCGGTCCGGCGACGTAAGACGGGGGCAGGGAGTGAAGCCGGGTCGGGGGTCGGCTTCACTCCATGATTCCTTAAACAGGAGCCGCTCTAAGGACAAAATCATGCGGCAGTTCATGGTGTTACAGCGTCTTTGCGGGTTGATACGCGCGGCGCTGTAGAGAAGGAGGAGTTGCGTGCACGATCTCGATTTCGACCACGAGCATGACAATCTGTCTGACAGCGAACGTCAGCAGATCGCGGATTGGCTGTGGAAGCAGGAAACCGTCGACCTGTTGACGGTCGGCATCGATATCGGCAGTTCCACCTCTCACCTCTTGTTTGCAAATGTCGTCCTGCGGCGAGAGACGGACGATCTTTCCAGCCGGTTCGTGGTCGTCGACCGGCGGGTGGTCTGGCGCTCGCCGATCCTGCTCACGCCATTTCTGCCGGACGGGACGATCGACGCGCACGAATTGCGGCACTTTTTCCAGCACTGCTATCACGATGCCGGTTACAAGCGCAGCCACATCGACACCGGCGCCGTCATCCTGACCGGCGAGGCGATCAAGCGAAAGAACGCGCGCGCGATCGACGAGATCTTTGCAAACGAGTCCGGCCGCTTCGTCTGTGCGACCGCCGGCCACAAGCTCGAATGCATGCTCGCGGCCCATGGTTCGGGTGCCACGGCGCTCTCGAAGAAAAGGGATGCCTGTGGCCTGCACGTCGATATCGGCGGCGGCACGACAAAGCTTGCCCTGATCGACAAGGGAGAAATCATAAGCGTCGCGGCCTTCGCCGTCGGCGGGCGATTGCTGGCACAGGATAGCCAGGGTACCTGGTCGCGCGTTGACGATTCTGCCCGGATCGTTGCCGAGGAACTTGGGCTTGGTACGGATCCCGCGACGATTGCCAGCGCCGAGAACCGCCGCGCTGTTGCAAAGCGCCTGGCTGCGGCCGCGGTTGATGAGATTCTCGGGGAGCCGCTCGACGCGCTTGGCGAGCGCCTTCTCCTGACAGAGCCTCTCGAACGGCCGGTCCAGCCCACCTACATCACCTTTTCCGGTGGCGTCTCCGAATACATTTTCGACTACGAGCAGAATGACCATGGCGATATAGCGCGCGATCTCGCCAGCGAGATCGTGGCGCAGCTCAAGCCGCTGATCGAGATACCGATCGTCGATGCCGGGCAACGCATTCGCGCGACCGTCATCGGCGCCTCGCAATTTACCGTCCAGGTGAGCGGCAAGACGCTCTACATGAATGGTGCCGAAGCCTTGCCGAAGCACAACATCCCGGTGGTTCATCTCGGGAAGGCGCTTTCCGAAGATATCGATCCGGAGGAAATCGCCGCTGCATTCCGTGAGAGTGCCGGCAGGCAGGATCACGATGTTTCCGCGGTGACGGCGCTCGCTTTCTCGTGGACCGGGACACCGGACTACCAACGCTTGCTCGCCATGGCCAAGGCGATCAAGATGGTTGCCGCGCCAGAAGGCGAGCGCAAGGAGTTACTGGTGCTGATGATCGACGGCGACGTCGGCCAGACGATCGGCCGCATCCTCGATCGGGAGCTCGGCATCCAGTCTCACCTGATTTCCATCGACGGCGTGCGGCTCAAGGATCTGGATTTCGTCGATCTCGGCGAGTTTATGAACCCGCCGGGGGTTATTCCCGTTGTTATCAAGTCGCTGCTCTTTTCTTGAATTGTCCCCGGCGCAGAGTTGTGCCAAGACGCCGGAGATGGTCAAGACTTCCGACATGCCGAGATCGAGCTTCGACGGGCTCGATCTCAACGACATCGTGATCTTCACGCGCGTGGTGCAGCATGGCAGCTTCACGACCGCCGCAAAGATCTTTGGGAAGTCGCCGTCCTATATGAGCAAGCACGTCTCCCAGCTTGAGGAGGCGCTGAAGCTGACACTGCTCAACCGCTCGACACATGCCGTCTTTTTGACCGATGCGGGGAGTGTCTTCTTCGATCATTGCACGCGTATCCTCGCCGAAATCGACGCCGCGAAGGCGGATGCGAGCGGGCTCAGCAGCGAATTGATCGGCACTCTGCGGGTTCACAGCACCCCCGGCGTCGGCCAGGCGCTTGTCGCGCCGGCAATCGTCGATTTCAACGCGCGATATCCTTCGATAAAGGTTGAGCTCACCGTCAGCGCCTACTCGGTCAATCTGATGGAACGCGGCGTGGATGTTGTTATCGGCAGCCGCGATTTCGATGACGACGAGTCCTTTCACACCGGTCTCTTCGAACGCAAGCTCGGGCCGGCGCCGTATGTCATTTGCGCCGCGCCATCCTATTTCGCCGGGCGGCCGAGACCGATGAAGCCGGCCGATCTTCGGGAACACAACTGCCTGATCCACACGACGCAGAAGCCAGATCCGCGGATCTGGAGTGCACGCTTCGACAACGAAGAGATCACCGTGCAAGTGGACGGCACGTTTCATTCGAATTTCGAGAGCGCGATCCTTCTTGCGGCCCTTCAGGGCGCCGGCATCGCCCGTCTTCCCCTTTATAGCGTCGTTGAAGAAATCCGTGCCGGCAGGCTGCTTTCGGTATTCGACGGCGAAATCGTCTCGCACCGCGTGATCAAGGCGTTTTATCCGCGCAGCCGTTTCGTGCCAAAGAAGCTTCGGGCCTTCCTGGCTATCCTGGAAGCGCGGCTGAAGGATGCAATGCGCCCGGGCACCGAATGAGCTCGGGACTGGATCGGAGGGAATGACCTTGGACAAGAAGAAACCGACTGTCCTGATGATCATGGACGGATGGGGTTGGCGGGAAGAGACGGAGGGCAATGCCGTCCTGCTCGCCAAGACGCCGAACTTCGATCGTTTATGGGCAACGTGTCCGCACGCGTTCCTGACGACCCATGGCCCGGCGGTCGGCTTGCCCCAGGGGCAGATGGGCAATTCCGAAGTGGGACATCTGAACATCGGGGCAGGGCGCATCGTGATGCAGGAGCTGCCGCGCATCGATGCCGCAATCGCGGACGGCACGCTACGCAATCTGCTTGCGGAAAGCCGGCTGCCGGACAAGCTCAAGCGGACGGGGGGCGCGTGCCATATCCTCGGTCTCATTTCGCCGGGTGGCGTGCATTCGCACATGGACCATGTCGCGGCGGTCGCCCGGGACCTTGCGAGCCTGGGCCTGCGGCCGATCGTTCACGCGTTCACCGACGGCCGTGATACGCAGCCGGGGCAGGCGGCGCCATATCTTCGCCAACTCGCTCAGAAGCTTCCGGGCAATGCTATTGTCGCCACCGTCAGCGGCCGGTTCTATGCGATGGACAGGGACAACCGCTGGGATCGGGTCAGCCTCGCCTATCAGGCGATCGCCCTGGGCAAGGGGGACCGTTTTGCTACTGCGGACGAAGCAATCAATGCCGCGGCCGCCCAGGGCAAGACGGATGAATTCATTCCCCCGAGCGTCATCGCCGACTATGCGGGCATTCGCGATGGGGACGCGATTCTCTGTGCGAACTTCCGGTCGGACCGTGTGCGCGAGATCCTGGCAGCCCTGACGTTTCCGGACTTTGATGGCTTCGAGCGCGGGCGGCGCCCAGAACTGTCGATCGCCGTTGGAATGGTCTCCTACGGATCAGAGCTCGACCCGTATATGCGCACCTTGTTTCCACCTCAGCGTCTCGATGACGGATTGAGCGAGACGGTCGCAAAGGCAGGGAAGACCCAAATCCACCTGGCGGAAACGGAAAAATACCCGCATGTGACGTATTTTCTGAACGGCGGGCGCGAGGCCGCATATGAACACGAGGATCGTATCCTCGTTCCTTCGCCCAAAGTCGCCACCTATGACCTGCAGCCCGCCATGTCGGCCCCGGAACTGACGACGAAGGTCGTTGCCGCGATCGAGAGCGGACATTACGACCTGGTGGTCGTGAACTTCGCCAATCCGGACATGGTCGGTCATACCGGTAAGCTGGATGCGGCCATTCTCGCGGTGGAAACAGTCGACGGCGCGCTCGGTGAAATCGAGGCGACCGTTGCTCGCGCGGGCGGGTCGATGCTGGTCATCGCCGATCACGGCAACTGCGAGACGATGATCGATCCCGAAAATGGCGAGCCGCACACGGCTCATACGACCAATCCGGTGCCCGTCCTGCTTTCAGCCGCGTCACGTGACGTGCGCCTGCGCGACGGCATTCTCGCCGACGTTGCCCCCACCATTCTGGCGCTCATGGGGATCCGGCAGCCAGAGGCGATGACGGGTCGTGCGCTTTTTGCGGATCGATGATCACGCTTACGGAAAGCGCCTAACGGCGAAACCGGCGAGATGAACCCGCCGGCACTTCGGCGGGTTTGCGCTTAGACGATAATACCAGTATAGCTCCAGCTAGCGTTTGTGGACGAAATCCACAGGCGGCAGAATTTGCGTGGAGTGGCAATGGAAACCGATCTTTTCATCGACCTGATAGGCAAGGAACTCGCCGATGCAGCGCCCGGGTCACCGCTCTACAAGCGATTGAAGTCGGCGATCGAGGCCGCGATCCGCTCCAACGCTTTGAGGGCTGGTGCGGCCCTGCCGGGCGAGCGCGTCATCGCCGATGCATTTTCGCTATCCCGTGTCACCGTGCGAAAAGCGCTCGCTCTGCTTGAAGAGGAGGGGCTGCTCAATCGCCGACATGGCTTCCGCACGGAAGTCGGTTCGCGCGTCGAAAAATCCCTGTCGACGCTGACGAGCTTTTCCGAGGACATACGCGCACGTGGCCTGACGCCGGGATGCATCTGGCTTTCCAGGCAGATAAGCCGCCCCTCGCCGGCCGAGATGATGGCATTGGGGATTGCCGGCAACGCCAATGTCGTTCGCATGAAACGGGTTCGAACCGCGGATTCCGTGCCGATCGCAGTAGAGATTTCCGCAGTCCCGGTTCGCTT
It includes:
- a CDS encoding ethanolamine ammonia-lyase reactivating factor EutA, producing the protein MHDLDFDHEHDNLSDSERQQIADWLWKQETVDLLTVGIDIGSSTSHLLFANVVLRRETDDLSSRFVVVDRRVVWRSPILLTPFLPDGTIDAHELRHFFQHCYHDAGYKRSHIDTGAVILTGEAIKRKNARAIDEIFANESGRFVCATAGHKLECMLAAHGSGATALSKKRDACGLHVDIGGGTTKLALIDKGEIISVAAFAVGGRLLAQDSQGTWSRVDDSARIVAEELGLGTDPATIASAENRRAVAKRLAAAAVDEILGEPLDALGERLLLTEPLERPVQPTYITFSGGVSEYIFDYEQNDHGDIARDLASEIVAQLKPLIEIPIVDAGQRIRATVIGASQFTVQVSGKTLYMNGAEALPKHNIPVVHLGKALSEDIDPEEIAAAFRESAGRQDHDVSAVTALAFSWTGTPDYQRLLAMAKAIKMVAAPEGERKELLVLMIDGDVGQTIGRILDRELGIQSHLISIDGVRLKDLDFVDLGEFMNPPGVIPVVIKSLLFS
- a CDS encoding LysR family transcriptional regulator, whose amino-acid sequence is MVKTSDMPRSSFDGLDLNDIVIFTRVVQHGSFTTAAKIFGKSPSYMSKHVSQLEEALKLTLLNRSTHAVFLTDAGSVFFDHCTRILAEIDAAKADASGLSSELIGTLRVHSTPGVGQALVAPAIVDFNARYPSIKVELTVSAYSVNLMERGVDVVIGSRDFDDDESFHTGLFERKLGPAPYVICAAPSYFAGRPRPMKPADLREHNCLIHTTQKPDPRIWSARFDNEEITVQVDGTFHSNFESAILLAALQGAGIARLPLYSVVEEIRAGRLLSVFDGEIVSHRVIKAFYPRSRFVPKKLRAFLAILEARLKDAMRPGTE
- the gpmI gene encoding 2,3-bisphosphoglycerate-independent phosphoglycerate mutase produces the protein MTLDKKKPTVLMIMDGWGWREETEGNAVLLAKTPNFDRLWATCPHAFLTTHGPAVGLPQGQMGNSEVGHLNIGAGRIVMQELPRIDAAIADGTLRNLLAESRLPDKLKRTGGACHILGLISPGGVHSHMDHVAAVARDLASLGLRPIVHAFTDGRDTQPGQAAPYLRQLAQKLPGNAIVATVSGRFYAMDRDNRWDRVSLAYQAIALGKGDRFATADEAINAAAAQGKTDEFIPPSVIADYAGIRDGDAILCANFRSDRVREILAALTFPDFDGFERGRRPELSIAVGMVSYGSELDPYMRTLFPPQRLDDGLSETVAKAGKTQIHLAETEKYPHVTYFLNGGREAAYEHEDRILVPSPKVATYDLQPAMSAPELTTKVVAAIESGHYDLVVVNFANPDMVGHTGKLDAAILAVETVDGALGEIEATVARAGGSMLVIADHGNCETMIDPENGEPHTAHTTNPVPVLLSAASRDVRLRDGILADVAPTILALMGIRQPEAMTGRALFADR
- a CDS encoding GntR family transcriptional regulator, with the protein product METDLFIDLIGKELADAAPGSPLYKRLKSAIEAAIRSNALRAGAALPGERVIADAFSLSRVTVRKALALLEEEGLLNRRHGFRTEVGSRVEKSLSTLTSFSEDIRARGLTPGCIWLSRQISRPSPAEMMALGIAGNANVVRMKRVRTADSVPIAVEISAVPVRFLPSPALVGDSLYETLEARGFLPQRAIQRMRSRAASEQDAQHLNCDVGAPLLMTERRCFLADGQIVEFCETRYKGDVYDFVFELQR